The Lycium ferocissimum isolate CSIRO_LF1 chromosome 8, AGI_CSIRO_Lferr_CH_V1, whole genome shotgun sequence DNA segment cttttttcattcaagactaaaaaaaagtgaggaaaaATGAACTTGAATGTAAAGTTGGGTACAAGATTGCACTAGTCTCGAAGCGGCAAAAGTTACATAAACAAAGCTTATAGTTTGAGTGGTTTCCTTTCAGAAAGGAAAACCAATCATTATGCCTCAATCTCGAATTAATTAAGGTCGAATTTATATTCATTTCTATTAAGATTCATCATAATTCGGTTATTTTAACATTATTAACATACTGGTATTTTCCACCTTTATCTGGAGTACTgttgttttgtttatttatgttgtattcttaTATGGCTTAATCGGGTGTCTTTTAGGGCGTGTTTGGTATGtgggaaaatgttttccatgaAAAGAAGTGatcttttaacttatttttttgatgttTAGTGAATAAGTCGAAGATATTGTTCCACGAGCGTTTATATATTATCTACACAATAAGACAAACACTATGGGGGGCAAGGCGAGGATGGGGTTTTGGCCTGTTTGGGGGTGGGAAGGAGACAATTAGCACTGAATGCcacttatggaacttgtttATCCTACTCCCACAAGGAaatcatttttaaggaacttgttttcttaGAGAATATTATCCAGAACATTTTGAtcaaccaaacatgagaaattgagaaaatattttccaaaactattttcctccgtaccaaacacaccctagtGTTGTTTGCTGAAAAGATCTTCTCAAGTATTAGTTTGGTCTCTTCAGGATCACGCAACACAAAGTGCTGGAAGGAACTACTAGTACAAAATGATTCTTTAATCTACTGTTCCAAAAGAAATCCCCTGATAGGACTTTGAATAAGCACCTCTTCTTTTGGTGGTCTCCACTAATTCGTATATCAATGTGTTTCCTGAACTTTGTACAAGTAAGAGTACTTTTCTTTGCCAACACTTTTCTTTGCCAACACTTTTCTTTCCCAAAATGGTTCTCAAAATTCTTGATAGACACAAGTATAGAAAGAACTGAGCCAGTTTCTAGTTGCATAACAAGTCTGCAAGTCAACTGTTCTATGTGACCTAAATCTTTCAAACTTATTCACTCTGGCCATGAGCTTGCTTAGAGGTGAAGAATTTGATCCATGTTTCCTATCATCTATAGAAGAAGATCTATTGATTACGAAGATTCTCCGAACCCATGATCCTAATTATCGTTATAAGATAGATGCTGGCCAAttgcttcttgttgttgagAGCACCATGCATTACATCTCACCTAAGGTTATAAATCTATTCTTTCTTAAGGTCCAAGAGATTCAATCTTCTGTTGTATATTTTCTTGGTTCATGGATATTTTCTTGGTTTCATACAGTAAATAATATACTATTATTCTGCTGTGCCAACAACATTGCTGAACTAGCTTTGATTATGAATATCTTTTCCCCTATGTTTATTCATTCGTTGAGGTTTTAAGCTAAATACTTACGGATTTATCAATTGCTTGTGCAACACCATACAACTATTACAAGAAAAGAGAAACGTACATGGGCTTAACTTATGTAGcttggactcttcaaaaatgctaTTGGGTgcatgtcggatcctccaaaggTGTAcgtttttggaggatccgattCCGGTGCGGCTGCATTTTTGAGAATCCGAACAACAAGACACAGAGATTTAGACATATACATGAGAATATAGTATAATGTAGCATGACAACCTCAGAATTGTTTTTTTGTTTCAGTTATCTTATCCTCAAAGCAATTGTATAAATTCATGGAATGTAGAAGTGTTTGGGTTAGAGGAAAAGCTTGGATACACCATTAAAAAGATCTCACATGAGGTAAGTGCTTTCTCTCTGTTATATAATCATAATCTTTTGGTCCCTTCTACATTGTTTGTGTTCATGGATCTAAATACAATAATTTGGTTCTCATAGATTCTCTGTAAATGCTATGAGGATGGAGGAGACTTACATGAAGAAACTATGATGTTGTTTGAAACTTTAGGCCCTTTCAAATGGGATGCTAAAGTAGTTTTAACACTTGCAGCATTGGTTTCAATATATGGCGAGTTTTGGCTGATAATGCAGCTAGTTCATCACAATTCTCTTGCAGCTTTAACTGCAACACTTAAGCAAATGCCTAGACAATTAAACACGTTAAAGATACAATTTAAAGCTTTGAACTTATTGCTCGACACTATGATAGAGGCAGCAAATCTTGTCCTCGACTTTGAAGGCCTGCCTTTGCAACAAGAACTTTTGGATGATGAGGCAATTGTTGTTACAAAGTCAAAGATGTACATAACAATCTACTGGATTTTAAGAAGCACGATCTCATGCGCTTCTCAGATTGCAGATTTCAGGACCATGAAAGATAACCAAGTGCatgttttttcccttttcccttcATTTACTTATTCAGTATATAATATCTCATAGTTTGTAAATTTCTTTATCTCTTCACCAGTAAATAAGTTGATGTGAAAAATCCTAACTCCAGGCATTCGAATTCAACAACCATTGCAGCATGGACTCTCTTCAGCTTGGTATACAAGCTAAGTGGCTTATGCAATAACCTCAGAGAGAAACTACATACGTGCCAAATGCAAATAGGTCATCGTCTTTCTATGAGCCTTTATATTGTAGAAAATATCTTGTTCAATGAAAATAACAtgtaaagaagttgaaattctTTTGTTGTTCTCAGATAGAAGGTTTCCTGGAAAGATACGCGATCTTTTCAAAGTGTCCCACTTTCACAATCAAAAGGTGCTTCGGGTGTTATTCTCTTTGAAGAATGACCTACCGTTAAAAGATAGCTCAGGAGAAAAGGTACTTATTAtttccaaaagttattttttaatacgTAAGTTGAGAATCAATAGTATTGTGAGTTAACACATAAATGCGAGCAGTTTGATGAGTCAATGCCAAATACTTATAATAACAAGTTATAACTTCTTTGTCTTCAACAGTATTATGGCATCCAAGAACTGGAAAATAAGGTGGTCATACTCTTGATCTCAAAGCCAGAGCTCTTTGCTgcggagaaaatattttatctAGTGCAACGAATTCATGATCATCCCTTACATAAAAAATTCGGGGGAAGCTATGCAATTTTATGGGTGCCAATTCCATCTTCACACACCTGGAGTTTGACTGATGAGATGAATTTCCAGTTTCTGTCAAATTCTTTGCCCTGGTTCTCAATCCGATGCCCGTGGTTACTTCATTCAGCCGTGGTAAACTTTATTAGACAAGAATGGAACTATAAAGACGAGCCCATAATGGTAGTATTAAGCACTGATGGTGTTGTCACAAACTTAAATGCTATTGATATGGTATGGCTATGGGGGGCCAAAGCATTTCCTTTTTCAGCCTCAACAGAAAAAGAGCTGTGGGAAAAGGAAAACAGGATCTCGCATCTTTTAATTGATGGGATTGATCCTTTATTGACCAGTTTGGTAAGCTTCTAAAATGTTGCCTTTTGCCCTTTAACCAATAATTTAATAATCCTTAAGCAAATTAAGGCCTTGTTAAAGCTTTACTTTTCCTACTTGTGCTTTAGTTCTTAACCGACAGAAGTATATTCTTTTGATGTCAGGTAGAGGAGGGTAAACATTTTTGCATCTATGTAAGTGATAACATTAGTTGGATCAGAGAATTTAACGAcacattaaagaaaatcagaagCGCTGGAATTCAACTTGAAGCTATTTATGTTGGCTATAGAAATCCATCTAAAGACGTGGGGAACATTTTAGACATCAGCATTGAAGCAAACACGAGTATTTTTCTATCTACGACGAAGATGAAGTTGTTCTGGCTTAGGCTGGAGAGCATAAAGAACTCAGTCGCTAGACTAGAACAGGCAGGTTACCATAGCAGCAGCTTACAACAAGTGTTAAGATTGCTAGATGCATGTGAAACTTCCAATGATTGGGTGATAATTGGAAAGGGATCATCAACTGATGTAATAATCCTCAAGGGGAGAGAAGTTCAAGAATGTTTAAATATTCTTCCAGAATTAGCTGAAAATGTCGCGAAATTAGGGTTGTTTGGTGCTGTTAGATGTGCAATGGCGTCTCCTTTGCCTGTTAAACCGTGCTATCACGACGAGATCCTTCCATCTGAAGAAGGATTGACTGAAGAAACTGTATTTTGCTCACGCTGTAAGCGTCCCGTGGAGAAGTTTGTTGTCTACCAATGTAATGTAACAGAGCCCAGCAGAATAGTAGGCCAAGATTGATTTAGCTTTGGAAATAATATATCAGAACTAATTTTCATAGGGGTTAAAAGGTTTGCTTATTACATAGAACTTTTACATAATCATTGTGAAAAAGGCATTCTGATGAGTGATCTGTACTGTCACCTCTAATgtcaaatttcaagaaaaaaaaaatgtaatgcAGTACCAtgcatctttttatatttttatatatgtttctGATGAAATTGTCTTAATGAGATGCTGAAACAAAAGATacttttatttaagttttggaAAATCTTTCTCCCACTGCTTGAAATTAAATAGTCTATGCAAAAGGCCTAGAAAAGAGTGGAAAGGGCTGTTTCCTTTGCCTCCAACTGGTTATCTGTGAAACACTAGAACAAATAGTTCAAATAAATACCAAATTGTATTACATATAAATCAGCAAAAAGAatattgaagaaaaagaaagttaaaacaCTATTAGGGAATCTCCCCCAGAAACTAGGAAGCTGACAGATATAATATAATTGTCTGGTTCACTTAAATTTGCAACTTGAAAGTAGCATATATAGAATTAAGTTTCATTTAGTATACTGTAGACTACATGACTATAGCTTGTACAACCTTAGCCAAATAGTTTACTTCCTGATTCTGGATTTATTTTTTGAGAGAATCACCAAATTCAACCTTGAAACTCAAGATCAGTTATTTATCAAATAAAGTAAAGAGATATATCTACAAGTAACTCTTCATGTAAAGTGAgatttgtaattttaaaaataagacggTTTATATGTTACAACACATCCACTTTCTTTATGGTTAGTCATGCTGGAATTTGGAATGCCTTAACTACAATTGTAAGTGTCATAAGATGAATCTAAACTAGTAGGACTAATTATTACAAGAGTGATTTAAAATCTGATGTTGCATATCATGCAATTAAATATGAGCTTTAATTTTCTGTGGAGAAGGTCCAGAAAACTTCATTAATTTGAAACTTTCTATTCCACATCCCATTTAACTACtatttgggtttaaaaaaacaaatgtaCCAATATAACATCAGACatcatttaatttcttttctcttctgcTGCACTTACGGAAGTTCAAAATGATAACCAACATCAAAatcctcaaaaagaaaaagagaacaaaaagaaggaaaaaggatgAAGCAAATAGCATaattttacattctcaatagttAAATTTGGATTATACCTAGATTTGCTGCCAATAAAAAGAAGGACCTCATGATTGGTGTTTAAGCAGTCATTGTCAAGGTAAAGGTTTTACCTCAGCTTGCACTAAACATTTTGCTCTTTTTATGTTCagttactttttctttttaccaaGCAGAATTTCCTGCTTTTCAATTCATTAAATAATTATTCTTTGCAATATTCCCAAGCTTCCAAAGGGTCCACAAAATCACCCCTTTGAAGTAACCAAAAAAgtgaacaaagaaaaaaaacatattcTTTATTCTTTGCTAGCCTTTCTTGATGGCTATCTCTATTGAAACATAGGGGACACTTTATTTACGAtttgacgtttttttttttttttttcccaacttGACAATAACATATTCCCAACGCTTATgcctaaaaaatatattatcagCTAGGAAAATTTACAACTTTGAAAAgcatcttttataatttttattccCGCTATACCATCAAATCCATATCTTATTAGTGATTGTTCTGTAATCAACTAAAGTGAAAAGTCATTCAGCAGTGAATGAAGAACAATGCATTATGAGTAAGTACTgcaagttattttataaataaataattatttatttagataaaagtgcttaaagtatttttagaagtaaaggtagtattggaattaacatataagggataaaaaattaaagttgttggtcaaactaaaataatttttaagccaaaaaaataagttggcttAAAGAATCGGTTTTGTTTATTTCTTTACactttttttaacttaatttacgCTTTTATTTTTGCCAAACACTCAATTAAGTTAAaaatgacttatgttttggtttgATCAaattataagccaatccaaacgggctctatatcGTCTTGCCTTTTTCCCAGATTTACTTTTTAGGGCTTTTGAAGTATAAAATAACAAATCCTTCATTCCCATGTAATATTAGATAATGAGtcttaacttatatatatgaataGCCTAAGGACTCGTTTGGCCAtgaactttttcacttttttcaggaaaattatttcactttattgaAAATTAGCATTTGgcaatgaaaattccaaatacaactcaagttgtatttggaatttgaaaaataactaaaacttTGTTTTCACTctcaatacattcaaataatcaaatattctttgtaaAAACTATAACAAAAAACAATtacatcttcaactccaactccaaagctccaaataaagtgaatttttatttttttattttcatggccaaatgcctactaaaGAAACTTTTACACTATCAGTTCACTTCAAATATATTTACCAGTAACTCTTTATATAAAGTTGGATTTATACTTTTTCTAAAATAAGACACTTTATTTACTATAACAGGTAGAAGGTGACTTgattatataacttaaattcttaAATAGTTCCTAAAACGTCACCATCTTCATCTAATTTGGTTGATACCCCCTGGATACTTTACCTCCATGTCCTTCATTATGCAAATTTTGCTAAACAAGGATGACCACGTACAAATAAATTGAGCATTGTTATGCTagacatttttttcctttatctCCTTAATTCCCTAGTATTTAAGTGAATTCTCTTCATAATGGGAATGTCTTCTATAACTGAATGATAGAGTTAAAGGGTAATTAAATACTTATTTGCTACCTGATGTTTACGCCAAATCATATAAACTTATTATAAATAAGTGATTTAATGAGATGAAAATGCATGTTAATTGATCATGATTAAATGCTAAGAGTCTATATATGTGCAAATACATGACATGCATTCATTGACTTGGTGTAAACACCCGATGAATGTAAATTTTTACTtgagtttaatttttatacaatATTGAGACTGTAAAAATTACTTATACTACGATATTAAGATAATTATAGGTACATGACTATGATAAACATCGGTAGTGTAAAAATCTTTATGTTGTTGGACTATTATACAATTTTGGcctttatatatgtaaaataaacataaacatatatagcatGCATCAAGTGATATGAGAAGTAAAATCTtaatgataacgataatgagaATGCTGTCTAAATTACTTTTTATCCTTTTTACTGTGAAAGGACAAAGATGTTTGCTTCATAGGGGCCATACACAGGAACAATTCCAAAACTCTTCACAACTTTAGACCCCATTAGAAGCAAAGAACTTGATTCACACCGCCTTTATACCATTTCAATAACATATATAAACCCTTCTCATGGTCTTCATTTCAACACACAGCAATTTTTAACTACACTTGCCTCTTAAATCCTTTCTAAAACCCTgcattttttttctcccttgaAATGGAAAAGGAGGACATGAGTGTTAACCCATTGACTCTCAAGAGAGCCATGAACCACCCAGTGGCTACAAACCCAATGAATAATATGTCAAGTGGATCAACTGCTGTTGCTGCCAATAGGATGCACCCAATGAGTCATGATACTGGCCATCATGCAAGTACTGGACATCACATCAACCCTTTGAATGCCCCTATGATGAATCATCCGGTGGTCAAACCAGTGAGTCATGACATGGTACGGTTGATTTGAGCGATCATCTTATTCAGACATTAATCATCATATCTCTTATAACTATTTCATTATAttagaaacatttttttttaatattatttgcACCGTATGGCCATTTTGAAATGACTCTTTAAATTATATTCTCAGTAGCCTACATTTTGCCTTTCAGTAAATGAGTTTTTTgggcttttttcattttttggaaCATCGGAAAAATTAATTACGGGCGCTAGTCAAAATACGACATCTATGTATATTATGGatatattatttgtatatcatatgtatatttatagtTGATATAAAGCATATACATTTATCGGGCTATTATGTTTTAGAGCGGttcaaaaatgtaattatcccttcttttttttttttttttttggttgttgacAGATTTAACCCACTAGAGTAACATCGGTAGAATTTAAATTGTAACCTCAAAGAAGACTATTTGTTCAAacgaccctttttttttttttttttttttttttgtgtgtgtgtagcaATGAGATTTGAATTCATGACCTTTACTGGCTATGATATCATGTTGAATTATGCGACCATAAAATTTAAGCTATTAAAGAGAATATTCtttcaattatttatatattatgtcTCGAAAGGTACCGGCAACTGCTCACCATACACCAATCAATCCAAGGACTTCAAATCTAGCTGCAGCTAAGCTTCATCACAGGAGAGGTGATCATCATCTGTTCTTGACATCTGATGATAATGCAATGATGAAGCACATTGAAGAAACTCACGTCCCTGATGGCCGTGACTTTGATGTCAGGCCTCTTGTCCATATTATTGAGGAAATTGTGCATCGTGCCACTCCCGTTGCTGGTCGTGTTCATGTACGTGTCTACTTACTTTTCTTTCgagtttaatttatatatactgATGGTAGCAAAAAATTAAACTATTAACATGAgttcaaaataataaaagtaatTGTTAATTAGTGAAATTAGTAAAACTAAAACAATTAGTGGATATAAAATAACATCATTTTCTTATTTAGTGCTACTATATAGTACTTTGTTAGAATAAcggttttttcatttttttttttttttttttttttttgggggtttgtTTGGGGGAATTTTAGGGAGCTAAAGTTCAAGCACATCTGGAAGCATTGGAAGAGAAGGCCATTCCCCATAGTGGACTTACTGAAATACTCAACTATTTGGCATATCCTATACATAGAATTTCTATGGAGGTAAGTACATTGTATATAATCTTTAAGAATACCTCGATCGGTTTGCTTatgttaatatttttatatattcgaTAAATGAGCATAACTTTTTGGATTCTTTCATTTTTCCCGTCAGTCCTggcgctagccaaaatatacaaatatttatacactgattatgtatattatctgtatatctatgtatattagatgcatatattgtgtatatgatatgtatatttatacttaatatacaaaattGATACATTTTCTTgctattattcttttgagcagtccaaaaatgtaattatccctATTTTTACCCGTGATTACTTAGTACTCCGTAAAGAGCAAGTTCAATTATCTTTTTTATATTCTTGTTGCAATTCCTGGTCAATGTGTTAATAGATACAAGTAATTGTGCCACAATTGGAGGCTGCATTGAAAATAAATCACACACCTTTTTGacttagaaaataaaaggaaaggatCTCATATATAGAATGACAAAAAATGtggatcatatatatacactgcTAATGAAAATATTCTACACTATCAATGTAATTTAGCCGATTATAACTAAGTTATTAGTCTATTTTCCAGGTTACCATATCAGTAATAGATTGTATGACCCCAACATATCTTTCTATATaggaacttattttcttaatcTTCCTAAAGATAGTTTAGTATGTATCCGACATGAATCTGATGGTTCATGTCAATGTAAATATGACAGATAATATGCAAATGTGCTAACAAAGAAGACGCGCACACAACAACAATGTCACTGCTTCACTCGCTCACAACTTACTCCTGGGATACAAAAGTAGCAATAGCATTTGCGGCTTTCGCCCAACAATATGGTGAATTTGGGCTGCTTGTTCATCAATATCCCACAAATCCACTGGCCAAGTCGGTTGCGATCATCATGGAACTTCCAGAAATCATGGAGCGACACGATGTTCTCAAGCAGAAATTCGATGCAATTCATGATCTGATCGACAAAATGTTGGATGTCACAAAGTGTATTATCGAGTTTAGAGACATTGAAACATCTCATCAGCAATATGTTGTCACACAAGAATTGGAAATGTTGATTAATACAGCCCATATTTCCACTGCTGCTTACTGGACTATAAGGGCTGCTGTTATGTGTGCAGCCATGGTTTTGAACCTCATTGCCATCGGCCACGAGTACGTTTTATAACTCTTTCAACACTGAGCATATTTTTAAGAGTTGAGTTTAAGTTACATATAACGGTTAAATGTTTTTACACAATTAGTGTAACTTAACATATTATACCAGGTTAGATACCATTTTATCAGGTTACAAATTAATGCTTAGCATAGAGCATTACCTGAAATTACCTTCTAAATAACATAAttgtataaatatattttacaccGTACTGCATAGGATTTAATAATACCGTTCTTCTATACATTAacaatatactccctctgtcccaatttatgcgacacttttcttttttaatttgtctcaaaataatgatacatttccttatttgacaacaatttaactttaaactttaccttctacgcttaacgagatgatctacaaccacacaaatatctttagcttattttagactacaagattcaaaagtctttctttatttcttaaattctgtgtctagtcaaactatatcacataaactgggacagagggagtaatatgtAAAGGAATTTTACACTATAGTCACATAAAACAACTACAAGTAACTAGCCATTCATAATAAGTGTAttaacatgaaaaatgagacaGATTACTTGCTACAATATGTCAAAATATATTGATAGAATTTACATTATCGATATATATGTACGTGAGTTCTTCACAATGCATGAAATTGATGAAAGGTGTGTATAATATTATTAGGTATATATCCTCAACATCCGAGTCGTGGGAGATATCTAGTTTGGCTCACAAGCTTGCAAACATATTGGATCACCTAAGAAAGGTTCTTAACCTTTGTTACCAAAAGATTGGTAAGTTATGTTTGCTAAGTTATGTAAAACAAAACTGCGATATATTTAAAGCACTAATTAAGAACATCTTCTTGTTGTGATAATATAGAGGAGAAGAGGCAGCATGATGCATTTGAAGCACTTCTGCGACTTCTCAGGACATCCCACATTGATAACATGAAGATACTCTCAATCTTGATTTATTCCAAGGATGACCAGCTCCCACTTTTTGATGGAACGCATAAGAGAAGGGTAATTTATTTATGCCAATCTTTATACTACTAAATTTTGCACCTTAGCAAAATGAAACATTCTCAAGTTGTCTAAATACAGGTGGGATTCAACCTAATTATATACACTGATTGTGTCAAGAACATTTACCCTTCTGATGTATTAAACATGTCTTAGCCAGCTGGTAACTTGTCTTATATTTCAGGACTACAATATTCATACTTCTTATGAACAATTACGTATAGTTATCTTTTAGGAGCATATACCAATATAATTGCACCGTCAGTATATAGAAATTGAACTCATACAGCAGTACATTTCTTTTGATGACAGGTAAGTCTTGATGTGCTTAGGAAGAAGTATGTTTTACTTTTGCTCTCCGACCTAGACATTGCACTGGAAGAGCTCTTTATTCTCCACCACATGTACGCTGAATCTAAGACGCAACCAAACAGACCAGAGAGCAACTACGAGATTGTCTGGATCCCTGTGGTTGACAAGAGACTAACTCCATGGACTGGAGAAAAACAAATGAAGTTTGAAGAAGTACAAAAGTCAATGCCATGGTACTCAGTGGCACATCCTTCTATGATTGATCCAGCAGTCATTAGGTGCATTAAAGAGGTGTGGGGATTCAATAAAAAGCCTCAGCTTG contains these protein-coding regions:
- the LOC132067205 gene encoding protein SIEVE ELEMENT OCCLUSION C isoform X1, with product MSLLRGEEFDPCFLSSIEEDLLITKILRTHDPNYRYKIDAGQLLLVVESTMHYISPKLSYPQSNCINSWNVEVFGLEEKLGYTIKKISHEILCKCYEDGGDLHEETMMLFETLGPFKWDAKVVLTLAALVSIYGEFWLIMQLVHHNSLAALTATLKQMPRQLNTLKIQFKALNLLLDTMIEAANLVLDFEGLPLQQELLDDEAIVVTKSKMYITIYWILRSTISCASQIADFRTMKDNQVHSNSTTIAAWTLFSLVYKLSGLCNNLREKLHTCQMQIDRRFPGKIRDLFKVSHFHNQKVLRVLFSLKNDLPLKDSSGEKYYGIQELENKVVILLISKPELFAAEKIFYLVQRIHDHPLHKKFGGSYAILWVPIPSSHTWSLTDEMNFQFLSNSLPWFSIRCPWLLHSAVVNFIRQEWNYKDEPIMVVLSTDGVVTNLNAIDMVWLWGAKAFPFSASTEKELWEKENRISHLLIDGIDPLLTSLVEEGKHFCIYVSDNISWIREFNDTLKKIRSAGIQLEAIYVGYRNPSKDVGNILDISIEANTSIFLSTTKMKLFWLRLESIKNSVARLEQAGYHSSSLQQVLRLLDACETSNDWVIIGKGSSTDVIILKGREVQECLNILPELAENVAKLGLFGAVRCAMASPLPVKPCYHDEILPSEEGLTEETVFCSRCKRPVEKFVVYQCNVTEPSRIVGQD
- the LOC132067205 gene encoding protein SIEVE ELEMENT OCCLUSION C isoform X2; its protein translation is MQLVHHNSLAALTATLKQMPRQLNTLKIQFKALNLLLDTMIEAANLVLDFEGLPLQQELLDDEAIVVTKSKMYITIYWILRSTISCASQIADFRTMKDNQVHSNSTTIAAWTLFSLVYKLSGLCNNLREKLHTCQMQIDRRFPGKIRDLFKVSHFHNQKVLRVLFSLKNDLPLKDSSGEKYYGIQELENKVVILLISKPELFAAEKIFYLVQRIHDHPLHKKFGGSYAILWVPIPSSHTWSLTDEMNFQFLSNSLPWFSIRCPWLLHSAVVNFIRQEWNYKDEPIMVVLSTDGVVTNLNAIDMVWLWGAKAFPFSASTEKELWEKENRISHLLIDGIDPLLTSLVEEGKHFCIYVSDNISWIREFNDTLKKIRSAGIQLEAIYVGYRNPSKDVGNILDISIEANTSIFLSTTKMKLFWLRLESIKNSVARLEQAGYHSSSLQQVLRLLDACETSNDWVIIGKGSSTDVIILKGREVQECLNILPELAENVAKLGLFGAVRCAMASPLPVKPCYHDEILPSEEGLTEETVFCSRCKRPVEKFVVYQCNVTEPSRIVGQD
- the LOC132067209 gene encoding protein SIEVE ELEMENT OCCLUSION B-like; this translates as MEKEDMSVNPLTLKRAMNHPVATNPMNNMSSGSTAVAANRMHPMSHDTGHHASTGHHINPLNAPMMNHPVVKPVSHDMVPATAHHTPINPRTSNLAAAKLHHRRGDHHLFLTSDDNAMMKHIEETHVPDGRDFDVRPLVHIIEEIVHRATPVAGRVHGAKVQAHLEALEEKAIPHSGLTEILNYLAYPIHRISMEIICKCANKEDAHTTTMSLLHSLTTYSWDTKVAIAFAAFAQQYGEFGLLVHQYPTNPLAKSVAIIMELPEIMERHDVLKQKFDAIHDLIDKMLDVTKCIIEFRDIETSHQQYVVTQELEMLINTAHISTAAYWTIRAAVMCAAMVLNLIAIGHEYISSTSESWEISSLAHKLANILDHLRKVLNLCYQKIEEKRQHDAFEALLRLLRTSHIDNMKILSILIYSKDDQLPLFDGTHKRRVSLDVLRKKYVLLLLSDLDIALEELFILHHMYAESKTQPNRPESNYEIVWIPVVDKRLTPWTGEKQMKFEEVQKSMPWYSVAHPSMIDPAVIRCIKEVWGFNKKPQLVVLDPQGKEANNNAYHMLWIWGSLAFPFTKAREEALWKEQTWNIELLADSIDQNIFTWISEGKCICLYGGEDIKWIREFTTATRAVANAARVPLEMLYVGKRNPKERVRKNSEIIQGENLSDVVQDQTLIWFFWERLESMWHSRTQQDIPGETDPILQEIVTILSYDGSDQGWAVFSRGLAEMTKGKGDLIVQVMRGFDRWKDEVSDITAFVPILDRELRGLHSPHHCTRLILPGTTGHIPERVVCAECSRPMEKFIMYRCCIE